The DNA region GGGGGGGCCAGGCACGCGTGAGGTTCCTGGATCCCTCGAATGACCAACCAACCGAACTGCGATTGAGAGGGGGGGTAGAAGACGACGTGTAAaccagcagcggcaaagAAGAACGCGACGGAGAGTTGGGGAGGTGGAAAAATGTTCCAGGGGGGAGGAGCAAGCAGGTGTggagggacgaggagggagCTTGGATGCGGTGGCCTTGGCCCTCAGGACGGGATGGCATGAGGTGGATTGCTGGGGTGGCATAGCGTGGCATGGGGATGTGGCGGTGGGCGCACGCGTGCCGGTaggcgggcggtcgggccTCTACCTTAacgtggcgacgaggagaggggATCTCtggaagaaaaaaaaagggccgCCCGCAGGAGCTTCATCGTCCTGTCAGGGGAGGTTATTATCGCGCAACTGCTGCGTCCAGAGCACCTGCACTTTCCGTACAAAGTCAAGTCACGGAGACCCAGGTACCTTACCTGAGGCAGGTTATGAAGTGCTCGACACCGCCTCTATCCGTAGCCAACAAAAACGAGAGTCTGGCGCTCGCTGGATGCCAATGGAAGCAAGCCGTCTGCCTTCTTCCTAGTTACTGCCTACCCTTCGCAGAGATGCCCTCGCTTCCATGTTCAGCAAGCACCTCGAGCTATGAGCGTCCCACGTCGGCAGTCGTCGCAACCCGGTCTCGTCCCAAGCTGGAACAAccgtcccccctccccccccccctccgaACCGGGCCCGATCAttccatgacgacggccggtgCCGACTCGATGCCCAACGCACTCCCGTCACTCTcgtgcccctcccccgtAACTCATCTGTAACGACGCCTTTTATGCGAGGCCGACCAAACccggcgccacgggcatcTGTCTCTTCATCCCATCCGCGCGCCACGTCCTTGTGCTCGCTCGTTCACCCAGCAATTGTCACGGCAGTCACTCTTCTTTTTATttcatttttttttctttggtGCGCTATTGCCGCACGCCgaggccccccccttccccttcccttGCCGCTCGCTCCCCCCCAACAAAGTGGCAATCAAAGTGATGGCCCTCTCCGAGATTACCACCTGAgccaccactgccaccaTGACCCAAATTGAGGACCCTTTTCTCCCTCAGCCCTCTCTTTCCCTTGCCTCCTTTGTTGCCTGGCCTCCATTCCGCTACCCGCAGAGGCGACGGACGGCACAAACGCTCGCCCTTTTGACCTCGAAATCTCCACAAATGGAGCGCCGACGCGTCGCGTCGACTTCTTTTTGGCGGTgtggcgctcgcggccggtgggtctcgtcgtcgccccttCCGTCCTGGTCTTGGCGTGCTGGAGACCCTGATGAGCGCGAGTGAatgaagcgagcgagcgaggagcgaacgaacgaacgggTCCGGCAACGGATCACCGTGGACACCCCCTTTTGGCTGTGATGTGACGCCGCGGCATGCCTCCCTGTGCAAGCGTGTgtgctcagcagcagcagcagcgccgacggaCGGTGCCATTCGcccacgtacgtacgaagcaAGCACAACCATTTCGCACAGGGCCGTGCTTTGCGCCCGCAAGCCAATGCCACTGGTCTCTCGCAACCTCCCAGAGAATTCGAGGCGGACGGTGCCTGAGCCGTGTTACTGatcgccctcccccctccatcATACCCGTGCGcggctggtgatgatgtggCAGCCATTCGTTGGGCGTGCCTCGTGGCCACACCGTCCCCCGGCTCTAGCCTCGCTTTATAGTACGCATGTAGACCCGATGTGGAATGAACAACTCGTGCAGATAACCCAGACTAGCATTTGCAACGATAGAGCTGTGCCGCTTACTATGCGGCTAGTgctggtggtagtagtagacTATGCGAAGCTGACTGCCGAAGATTCGGCACGTACCTGGGACTAATGCACACGCTGATATGGCGCTCGGGGCCCGGAAGACCCCTTGTCCTTTCTTTACAGATAGCAAAAGCTGAGAACGGCAATAACAAGAAAGACATTTCGCCTGCTATGGCCCCAAAAAAACCAGAGATCATCGACGCTTGTCGCCATCTCCTTGTCAGATCGCCACATACTTCCGCCGCGCAGCGTATGTCATCCGCCCGAGCCTTGGGACAACACCATGCCCAATGAATGTGAAGTCGCTTCTGGTATCAAGCCCCTGCCATTTCCCTCAGTTCCGCGACTCGCCGACGGACTTCATATTCGGTGCGGCCGGGGACCAGGCCTACTAGCGTCTCGATCTTGGGGTTCGAAACCTTGTCGAGCGTGTCGCGCAgtgcctcgtcctcccatATGCGCCAACCGTGATCTCTCAGATACTTGTCCTCGATGAGGATTCTTTGCGATGCTTCTCGAACCAGCTGCATCTGCCGTTCCTGCTTGTCGCGTTCGTCCCTCGCCTCCTTTTCACGTATCCTGCGCGTTTCCTGCTGCATCTGAGTCGCCATTTGTCTGTGCAAACGCTGGTTCAGGGGATCGTCTGCCTGCTTCAGTTTGTGGAGCAAGTCTCCCAAGTAGGTTTTTATTCGCCGACGGTTCGTCAACGTCATTTTTTCGTTTTTGGTCGCGGCCTGAATTCTATTTTCGTCCAGCTGCGGTTCTAACACCATGTACAGCTGCAGGCACCAGGCGAGAACAAGGCGGGGGAGCTCGAGAGCGGAGGGGATGAGGAGTCCTTCTACAGGTAGAGGAACACCAGCGTCTGATGTCACGAGGGTGCCCACGAGGACGGCCTCTCTCAAGCAGAGAACTAGCATTGGCATGACCTTCTTGCAAATGCCTGTTCTCGCAGCTTTGGTCAGTTGCAGCCGTGGGTCTGTGACCCGCGCAGTCGCTCGACCTACCGCCTCTAGGGCAGTCTTGATGGTTTCCTTTTCGGCTCGAAGGTGACCGGCCTGCTGTTGGTATTTGGGTATCCTCGGGATCCGTTTAAGGATTCTTATCAGCTCGTACGTCATTTGGAATAAAGCCCTCAAATCTTTCGTCCCAAGTTCCTTTGCATGGCGCTTCAGCCAATTGGTACCCCTCTCGTGGCCGTGCGGTAGTAGCTCGTCCGCGTAGTCGTTGTCACCCGTCCAGCCGCGCTTCGCCATGAGTTTCAGCATCAGACTGAGCTTCTCTAAGCTGACTATCGATGGCTGGACTTCGGGGCCCTCAGCATCCACAGCGCCCTCTGCAGTATCTGCGACATTGGTTGTGATGGTGACCCTCTCTGCAACTCTAGTAGGTATATCCTTCGCGCCAAGTCCTGTCTCGACATCATGCTGCTTCTGCTCTGGGGACTCATCGCGATCCAGTTTTTCATTCAGCCGGTCAGGCGGCTCCGAAGACGAGCCATTGGCGCCCAACTCCGGCGACCGTGTTTTCTGTTGCAAACCTGAGCGCTTGGCAGCAGGGCCCTCAGGATTGTCGTCACTGAGAAAGTCGACGAGATGAGCGTACAGGTCCTCATGCTCCTCTAGCGACTGTTGAGATGCTAGGCTTGGTTTCTTCTGGGGCTCTTGCGAACGCGTTACACCCGCGGAGACGTTGATCTTGTTGTAGAAGTTGTGATTTTGCGGTGCCTCTTCATCCTCTTCAGCCTCTGTTGCACTGCCATCATTAttgttgatgctgctgtTTGGGGCTGCGACCTTGGTGCGAATCCTAGTTCCACGGCGTGCTGGCCTCTTGGGTGGTTGCCCAGGGGACCCGTCATTTAGCGCACGCTTCTTCTCAGCGGTTGCCGTCGCGTCCTCTCGtcccatggcggcggcggtcttcAGCGCACGGGATCGCGTCTGTCGAGTCGACAAGCCTGCCGGAGCATTTGTCTCCGCGTCCGTGGGCTTTGGGCCCTTCGCAGCCCTGGGCCGACCGACGGGACGTGGCATGGTGTTTGGCGAAACGCGTGATTGGCCGTCTGTGTTGGCAAAGTCGCACAACAAGACGCGTGGCGCACGGCGACCCTTGATTGGAGGGCCAGCGAGCCCATGTGAGGGTGATGTCTGCAACGAATGCAAACCGGGCGACTTGCCGGAGGCTCTCGCCGGTGCACTGACACGATTCTCGTAACTTAATGACGAGAGCTTCTCCTGTCGGGCTGTGGTCGGGCTAATTGAGTGACTGAAGAGGGTAGCGCGGCGGACGTTGATTGGGTGTGTCAGCCAAGCATTCCTTCCGCGCTTGTTGCGCTGAAGCAGACGGCGGACCATCACAGGGAAGGCACGTCCTGGCGCCTGAGCGCTGACCCATCTAGGAAACAGGCAGGTCACAATTAAGCCTCCAGTAGTTGTCAACCTAAGGTAGTACTGTTCAACCCTGAGTTTAAGGTAGCCAGGGGTCAATAACTCTTTCTTCATCAAATCAAGTGGATTTCCCAGCAGCATCAACCCATCAAAGTGACCCGTCCGACCCGGATGACGTGCCTTTGCGGGGCCAAGAAATATTCGAGGCTATAAAGACTAGCCGCTAGCCCAAATCCCAACTGTACGGATCAAGAATCGGACGCGGCCCATGCCTCCTGTCTCTTGCTGTTGAGAATGAAGGCTGAAGTGATCGAGGAGTATGGTTTGCGCGCGATGGCACTGCGGACTTTCTTAGTTCCCCGCCTGCGCACCTGGTTGTAAGACGGGCAGCGGGGTCTGAAGCTCGGGTGGGGGCGACCCACGTGCCTGCCCCTGGCAAGAGCTACCCGACTATAACAACTTGGGTACACACCACTCACTGTAGGTACGAACCCGCTTCGTCCCTCGTCAGCGGCTTCTAGTGCACTTGACGTAGCGACTTACACGAGCTAAATCACCACGAGATAAAGACAAGAACACAGCTTATGTACGACAAAAAGTCCCGCATTCTGGTAAACTGCGGAATCCTTGATGCGTGATGTATCAAAAAATCATCTCGGCGAAATCACACCATCCTTTCATTCAGACAGAGGTCGACTGACGAGAGTCGTCGCAATCAATCTTGTCAACAGCGTCGACTCATCTTGGCTTTGGCAAACACCAACTTACACCTTTGAAACAAGGACACCAAGCCTCCACAATTGCACGTCTCTATTCCAATAGTCTAGCATTATAACCTGCAGCTCAAGCAACTGATACTTTCCAATTCCCTCCTTCGCAAAGGTTCGTCGCAGCATGTGAAAGTGACCCCCCCTCGTGCCCGCTGACTAACCCCACACGTCACCACCCACTACCCACTACCCCTCGGAGGGGCAGCTCCATCTTCAAGACGTGATGCGACACCCCCAACTTCACACGGGTCCTCACGCTCTCGCAGACCATCCCCATTCCAGTCCTCCCCTCGTGGACGAATCTGACACACACCACAATCCCATTGTCACA from Purpureocillium takamizusanense chromosome 3, complete sequence includes:
- a CDS encoding uncharacterized protein (EggNog:ENOG503PHU6) encodes the protein MPRPVGRPRAAKGPKPTDAETNAPAGLSTRQTRSRALKTAAAMGREDATATAEKKRALNDGSPGQPPKRPARRGTRIRTKVAAPNSSINNNDGSATEAEEDEEAPQNHNFYNKINVSAGVTRSQEPQKKPSLASQQSLEEHEDLYAHLVDFLSDDNPEGPAAKRSGLQQKTRSPELGANGSSSEPPDRLNEKLDRDESPEQKQHDVETGLGAKDIPTRVAERVTITTNVADTAEGAVDAEGPEVQPSIVSLEKLSLMLKLMAKRGWTGDNDYADELLPHGHERGTNWLKRHAKELGTKDLRALFQMTYELIRILKRIPRIPKYQQQAGHLRAEKETIKTALEAVGRATARVTDPRLQLTKAARTGICKKVMPMLVLCLREAVLVGTLVTSDAGVPLPVEGLLIPSALELPRLVLAWCLQLYMVLEPQLDENRIQAATKNEKMTLTNRRRIKTYLGDLLHKLKQADDPLNQRLHRQMATQMQQETRRIREKEARDERDKQERQMQLVREASQRILIEDKYLRDHGWRIWEDEALRDTLDKVSNPKIETLVGLVPGRTEYEVRRRVAELREMAGA